In the genome of Gemmatimonadota bacterium, the window CCCAGCAACCGGTCTTTCTGATCGTCGGTCAGGAAGTCGTATCCCTCCCGGACCAGTCGAAGCTCGTCGGCCAGCGACAGCCAGTTGTGCTTCACCCTGTGATGGCCCGGGTACCCGGTGCCCCACATGGCCCGTTCCACGCCGAAGGCGTCCAGGAGCGCACGGACAAATGGGTGCATGTCGCGGAAGGGGAAAGGCTCCCGCGACCGCCCCTTCACGTCCGATATCTTCACGAACATCCGCTCGTTCCGGGCGAGGTCGAGAATGGGCTGAAAAACCTCCATCCCGGTTTCCGGGTCGGGATATCCCATGTGGTCGATGATCAGCGTCATGTCCGGATGGCGCCGGGCGATCTCGTCAACCTGTGGGGTGTCCCCGGGCTTCATGTGGAACTGGACCACCGCGTCCCGTGCGGCGAGTTCCTCCCACATGGCCCGGTTGCCCTCAGCCACGAGAATCTGCTCGTCCGGATAGTAG includes:
- a CDS encoding amidohydrolase family protein, with the protein product MIVDTHVHVWEIDPPRYPVGPTAPTWTAEPDEPGTADELIEDMDANGVDASVLVQTSWSTWDNGYMSDSVARFPDRFVGHGLIDPQDTEGNAEQVRHWMEDRGLVGFRFHPFYYPDEQILVAEGNRAMWEELAARDAVVQFHMKPGDTPQVDEIARRHPDMTLIIDHMGYPDPETGMEVFQPILDLARNERMFVKISDVKGRSREPFPFRDMHPFVRALLDAFGVERAMWGTGYPGHHRVKHNWLSLADELRLVREGYDFLTDDQKDRLLG